Proteins from one Streptomyces sp. NBC_00289 genomic window:
- a CDS encoding phosphotransferase enzyme family protein: protein MEHDDEQPLPGGNVSDGVVRVGDTVRRPAGAWTPSVHALLAHLNEVGFSAAPRPLGIDDQGREVLTFMPGHVVWPDRFSLMEPARQLARVARLIRDFHDAVQDFTPPSDAHWQTLIPPEGSDIIAHNDLAPWNLVVADETRWALIDWDGAGPGSVLWDVAYAIHGFIPLSAHPDWQRPDAAERLRVFADAYGLDESERRRLVPLLGRRTRSMHDFLRDQAAQGVQPWARLWAEGHGDAWRNDAEYIEQREDQWLHALLAG, encoded by the coding sequence ATGGAGCACGATGATGAACAGCCGTTGCCTGGCGGCAACGTCAGTGATGGTGTCGTTCGCGTCGGCGACACCGTTCGCCGTCCGGCAGGAGCGTGGACTCCCTCCGTGCATGCCCTGCTTGCCCACCTGAACGAGGTGGGATTCAGCGCGGCTCCTCGCCCACTCGGTATTGACGATCAAGGACGTGAGGTCCTGACCTTCATGCCGGGACATGTGGTCTGGCCCGACCGGTTCTCGCTGATGGAACCTGCTCGACAACTGGCTCGCGTTGCACGCCTCATCCGAGACTTCCACGATGCCGTGCAGGACTTCACGCCCCCGTCCGACGCGCACTGGCAGACGCTGATCCCTCCCGAGGGCAGCGACATCATCGCCCATAATGACCTGGCCCCCTGGAACCTCGTGGTCGCAGACGAGACTCGGTGGGCCCTCATCGACTGGGACGGAGCAGGTCCCGGCTCCGTCTTGTGGGATGTCGCATACGCCATCCACGGGTTCATCCCGCTGTCCGCACATCCAGACTGGCAGCGCCCGGACGCGGCGGAACGACTGCGAGTCTTCGCCGACGCGTACGGTCTCGATGAGTCCGAACGTCGTCGGTTGGTCCCTCTGCTGGGGCGCCGTACGCGTTCCATGCACGACTTCCTGCGAGACCAGGCAGCCCAAGGTGTCCAACCCTGGGCAAGGCTGTGGGCTGAAGGCCACGGTGACGCCTGGCGAAACGACGCCGAATACATCGAGCAACGCGAAGACCAGTGGCTGCACGCCCTGCTCGCCGGGTGA
- a CDS encoding carboxymuconolactone decarboxylase family protein, whose product MPERKKFAPPAIQEFAPKLAEVTDTVLFGDIWERPGLSPRDRSLVTVIALASLYRTDQLGFHLGKALENGVTKDELIEAITHLAFYAGWPNAMTAMNQLKEIVDQSDQPGQSDQPGQSD is encoded by the coding sequence ATGCCCGAACGGAAGAAGTTCGCGCCGCCCGCGATCCAGGAATTCGCCCCCAAGCTGGCGGAGGTGACCGACACGGTCCTGTTCGGGGACATCTGGGAGCGGCCGGGTCTGTCCCCGCGTGACCGCAGCCTGGTCACCGTCATCGCTCTCGCCTCCCTGTACCGCACCGACCAGCTCGGCTTCCACCTCGGCAAGGCGCTGGAGAACGGCGTGACCAAGGACGAGCTGATCGAGGCCATCACCCATCTGGCCTTCTACGCCGGCTGGCCCAACGCCATGACCGCGATGAACCAGCTCAAGGAGATCGTGGACCAGTCCGACCAGCCCGGCCAGTCCGACCAGCCCGGCCAATCCGACTGA
- a CDS encoding cupin domain-containing protein produces MSSPQRPAAARPRGKDNHGTAEAAPDHEAACRVVHRRRLRRRDLPWRGFVADAANIVRFTPGARTAWHSHALGQTLDIVEGIALIESRGGDIIEAHPGDIIHTPPGEEHWHGAAPDRFMVHLALWGRTTPPGSNTSRTPSTTARASAPAPSLTPRQTRRELRQRHASNLHSRAW; encoded by the coding sequence ATGTCGTCGCCGCAACGTCCGGCGGCAGCACGGCCCCGAGGGAAAGACAACCATGGAACTGCTGAAGCAGCCCCCGACCATGAAGCTGCCTGCCGAGTGGTTCACCGGCGACGCCTACGCCGACGTGATCTACCGTGGCGAGGATTCGTCGCGGATGCGGCCAATATCGTCCGGTTCACTCCCGGCGCCCGCACCGCCTGGCACTCGCACGCCCTGGGCCAGACCCTTGACATCGTCGAGGGCATCGCCCTGATCGAGTCCCGCGGCGGCGACATCATCGAGGCTCACCCCGGCGACATCATCCACACGCCCCCGGGCGAGGAGCACTGGCACGGTGCCGCGCCCGACCGGTTCATGGTCCATCTCGCCCTGTGGGGACGGACGACGCCACCTGGCTCGAACACGTCTCGGACACCGAGTACCACGGCCCGCGCGTCAGCACCCGCACCGTCCCTGACCCCACGACAGACCCGACGAGAGCTGAGACAGCGTCATGCGAGCAACCTTCATTCACGCGCCTGGTGA
- a CDS encoding zinc-dependent alcohol dehydrogenase family protein: MRATFIHAPGDIRVENAPEPKIVAPTDAVIRTVATCVCGSDLWSYRGINPVTGPQPIGHEYVGIVEEVGSDVSTVRPGQFVIGSFIASDNTCPNCRAGYQTNCLHRDFPNGCQAEYVRIPLADGTLVALPEQPAAELIPSLLSLSDVMGTGWYAARAAEVEPGATAVVVGDGAVGLSGVIAAKELGAERIIAMSRHASRQKLALEFGATDIVTERGEEGVARVKELTNGIGADSVLECVGTQESMHQALLSTRPGGNVGFVGMPHDVRIDGQELFFSHVGLRGGPAPVRAYLPDLIERVVSGRINPGKVFDLTLPLDDVAEGYKAMDERRAIKALLRP, encoded by the coding sequence ATGCGAGCAACCTTCATTCACGCGCCTGGTGACATCCGGGTGGAGAACGCCCCCGAGCCGAAGATCGTGGCGCCCACGGACGCGGTCATCCGCACCGTCGCCACCTGTGTGTGCGGCTCCGACCTGTGGAGCTACCGGGGCATCAACCCGGTCACCGGGCCGCAGCCGATCGGCCACGAGTACGTCGGCATCGTCGAGGAGGTCGGCAGTGACGTCTCGACGGTCAGGCCCGGCCAGTTCGTCATCGGCTCCTTCATCGCCTCCGACAACACCTGCCCGAACTGCCGGGCCGGTTACCAGACCAACTGCCTGCACCGTGACTTCCCCAACGGCTGCCAGGCCGAGTACGTCCGTATCCCCCTCGCCGACGGCACCCTGGTCGCCCTTCCGGAGCAGCCGGCCGCGGAGCTGATCCCGAGTCTGCTGAGCCTGTCCGACGTCATGGGCACCGGCTGGTACGCCGCCAGGGCGGCCGAGGTCGAGCCGGGTGCGACCGCGGTGGTCGTCGGCGACGGCGCGGTGGGACTGTCCGGCGTCATCGCCGCGAAGGAGCTGGGCGCCGAGCGCATCATCGCCATGAGCCGGCACGCCTCCCGGCAGAAGCTGGCCCTGGAGTTCGGCGCCACCGACATCGTCACCGAGCGGGGTGAGGAAGGCGTCGCCCGCGTCAAGGAACTGACGAACGGCATCGGCGCCGACTCCGTCCTCGAGTGCGTCGGCACCCAGGAGTCGATGCACCAGGCCTTGCTGTCCACCCGCCCCGGCGGCAACGTCGGCTTCGTCGGCATGCCGCACGACGTGCGGATCGACGGCCAAGAGCTCTTCTTCTCCCACGTCGGGCTGCGTGGTGGTCCCGCCCCCGTGCGGGCCTACCTTCCCGATCTCATCGAGCGCGTCGTCAGCGGCCGCATCAACCCGGGCAAGGTCTTCGACCTCACCCTGCCCCTGGACGACGTCGCCGAAGGTTACAAGGCCATGGACGAGCGCCGCGCCATCAAGGCGCTGCTGCGTCCCTGA
- a CDS encoding nuclear transport factor 2 family protein, translated as MTSEAILTIEAYFDALGTRDLELILPHFAPDATWTIPGDPALTPWAGCRTGPEQIRQSLTAFFGAVEPLAFELRNMVEADGRVLAQGRYVSRFHPSGQVLESEMILRFTVTGGLITDYRVFEDSLGITRTYLGEPLTTTPP; from the coding sequence ATGACCAGCGAGGCGATCCTCACCATCGAGGCGTACTTCGACGCCCTCGGTACGCGCGACCTGGAGCTCATCCTTCCCCACTTCGCTCCCGACGCGACCTGGACGATCCCGGGCGACCCTGCACTGACTCCCTGGGCCGGGTGCCGCACCGGGCCGGAGCAGATCCGTCAGTCCCTCACCGCGTTCTTCGGCGCCGTCGAGCCGCTCGCATTCGAGTTGCGGAACATGGTGGAGGCCGACGGGCGCGTGCTGGCACAGGGCCGTTACGTCTCCCGGTTCCATCCCTCGGGACAGGTACTCGAAAGCGAGATGATCCTGCGCTTCACCGTCACCGGCGGACTGATCACCGACTATCGCGTCTTCGAGGACTCGCTCGGCATCACGCGTACCTACCTCGGTGAGCCGCTCACCACCACTCCCCCGTGA
- a CDS encoding DUF2255 family protein has translation MTTWTSDELNRIAGADELEIAPLRRDGTLRGPVPIWVVRDGDDVYVRSFRGTDGAWWRSARTSREGHIRSGGVDKDVTFEEVADAESNDRIDTAYRTKYGRFGGAYVDPMVAARSTTLRLVPQ, from the coding sequence ATGACGACATGGACCAGCGACGAGCTCAACCGGATAGCGGGGGCCGACGAGTTGGAGATCGCGCCGCTCCGCCGTGACGGCACCCTGCGGGGACCGGTGCCGATCTGGGTGGTCCGCGACGGTGACGACGTGTACGTCCGCTCCTTCCGAGGCACCGACGGTGCCTGGTGGCGCTCGGCCCGCACGAGCCGCGAAGGACACATCCGCTCCGGCGGCGTCGACAAGGACGTCACCTTCGAAGAGGTGGCGGACGCCGAAAGCAACGACCGCATCGACACCGCGTACCGCACCAAGTACGGCCGCTTCGGCGGCGCGTACGTCGACCCCATGGTCGCCGCCCGCTCGACGACACTGCGGCTGGTCCCCCAATGA
- a CDS encoding Na+/H+ antiporter has protein sequence MLGLELVVALGVAVLVGNVLGQRFGLAPPVMLLVVGALLGIVPAVRQTQLPPEVVLLLFLPVLLYWESLTTSMREIRSNLRGIVLLSTVLVILTAGAVAVAGHALGLPWGPAWVLGAAVAPTDATAVGALAGALPRRQVTVLRAESLVNDGTALVIFGLAVGLTVGEEHLTLPHVGGLFLLAYGGGAAIGVLVAWINMNLRRRLDDPLLGNLVMILAPFTAYLLAELIHASGVLAVVVSGLIMAQVAPSLIRAEHRRQALAFWPLATFIINGTLFVLVGVELQYALRHLSRADLQDALIAIGVVSVVLVLVRFAFLFSSAYLIRLIDRRPQQRLRRISHRARVVSGFAGFRGAVSLAVALSVPKALDSGEPFPDRAFIVFVTSGVIVVTLVVQGLLLPRVVRWARLPRDTSVDEEQILAETTATEEAIEALPRLAAEQGADPRVMEWLRQEYEAHLAAARAKGAGSDDDPALLRNRHYTDLGLALIAHKRATIVRLRDERDIDDTVLRRLQAALDYEEVRLAAHEQAE, from the coding sequence ATGCTCGGTCTAGAACTCGTCGTCGCCCTCGGCGTGGCCGTGCTGGTGGGCAACGTCCTGGGGCAGCGTTTCGGCCTCGCGCCGCCCGTCATGCTGCTCGTCGTGGGCGCTCTCCTCGGGATCGTCCCGGCTGTCCGCCAAACCCAACTGCCGCCGGAAGTAGTGCTTTTGCTCTTCCTTCCCGTGCTGCTGTACTGGGAGAGCCTGACCACGTCGATGCGGGAGATCCGCTCGAACCTGCGCGGCATCGTCCTGCTCAGCACGGTCCTCGTGATCCTCACCGCCGGGGCGGTGGCGGTCGCCGGCCACGCTCTGGGACTGCCGTGGGGACCGGCGTGGGTGCTGGGCGCGGCTGTGGCTCCCACTGACGCCACCGCGGTCGGCGCCCTGGCCGGTGCCCTGCCGCGTCGTCAGGTCACCGTGCTGCGTGCCGAGAGCCTCGTCAACGACGGCACCGCTCTGGTCATCTTCGGCCTGGCGGTCGGTCTGACCGTCGGCGAGGAACACCTCACCCTGCCGCACGTCGGCGGACTGTTCCTCCTGGCCTACGGCGGCGGGGCCGCGATCGGCGTGCTGGTCGCCTGGATCAACATGAACCTGCGACGCCGCCTGGACGATCCCCTGCTCGGCAATCTCGTCATGATCCTGGCCCCGTTCACGGCGTATCTGCTCGCCGAGCTGATCCACGCCTCGGGTGTCCTCGCGGTCGTCGTGAGTGGGCTGATCATGGCCCAGGTGGCTCCCAGTCTCATCCGGGCCGAGCATCGCCGGCAGGCGCTGGCCTTCTGGCCGCTGGCCACGTTCATCATCAACGGCACGCTGTTCGTCCTGGTGGGAGTGGAGCTGCAATACGCTCTGCGCCACTTGAGCCGGGCCGACCTGCAAGACGCCCTGATCGCCATCGGAGTGGTCAGCGTGGTGCTGGTCCTGGTCCGGTTCGCGTTCCTGTTCTCCTCCGCCTACCTGATCCGCCTGATCGACCGTCGTCCGCAGCAGCGGCTGCGGAGGATCAGCCACCGGGCCCGCGTCGTCAGCGGGTTCGCGGGCTTCCGGGGTGCCGTGTCGCTCGCCGTGGCACTCTCCGTACCGAAGGCCCTGGACTCGGGTGAGCCCTTCCCGGACCGCGCCTTCATCGTCTTCGTGACCTCCGGTGTCATCGTGGTGACGCTCGTGGTGCAAGGGCTGCTGCTGCCGCGCGTGGTGCGCTGGGCCCGGCTGCCGCGCGACACGTCCGTCGACGAGGAGCAGATCCTCGCCGAGACCACGGCAACCGAGGAAGCCATCGAGGCACTGCCTCGGCTCGCCGCCGAACAGGGCGCCGACCCACGGGTCATGGAATGGCTGCGCCAGGAGTACGAGGCTCACCTGGCGGCGGCGCGGGCGAAAGGCGCGGGTTCCGACGACGATCCCGCCCTGCTCCGCAACCGCCACTACACGGATCTCGGCCTGGCCCTCATCGCCCACAAGCGGGCGACCATCGTCCGCCTCCGCGACGAACGCGACATCGACGACACGGTGCTGCGTCGGCTCCAGGCCGCCCTGGACTACGAAGAGGTGCGGCTGGCCGCACATGAGCAGGCGGAGTGA
- a CDS encoding amidohydrolase family protein, with translation MHFGDDKAARLLARQVNEYTTALTRDHPGRFGNFVSLPLPDVDGSLEEIGFAFDELDADGVALLTHTHGVYLGDQRLDPVFAELDRRRAVVFLHPTSPVCWEQSALGRPRPMVEYIFGRRQPSPTGTLRSGLGSGRFSPPWDGRGRDRRRRSRPGCGHGRRSWPGHDRHAS, from the coding sequence GTGCACTTCGGTGACGACAAGGCGGCCCGTCTCCTCGCCCGGCAGGTCAACGAGTACACCACCGCACTGACCCGAGACCACCCCGGCCGCTTCGGCAACTTCGTGTCGCTGCCCCTGCCGGACGTGGACGGCTCGTTGGAGGAGATCGGATTCGCCTTCGACGAACTCGACGCCGACGGCGTGGCCCTGCTGACGCACACGCACGGTGTCTACCTCGGCGACCAGCGCCTCGACCCGGTCTTCGCGGAACTCGACCGCCGCCGGGCCGTGGTCTTCCTGCACCCCACCTCACCGGTGTGCTGGGAACAGTCCGCACTCGGTCGACCGCGGCCGATGGTCGAGTACATCTTCGGTCGCCGGCAGCCATCACCAACAGGCACCTTGCGATCGGGGCTCGGTTCCGGTCGGTTCAGTCCACCGTGGGACGGGCGAGGCCGTGATCGTAGGCGAAGATCACGGCCTGGATGCGGTCACGGGCGCCGATCTTGGCCAGGACACGACCGACATGCGTCTTGA
- a CDS encoding response regulator, with protein MTTVLIVDDQPLQRYGFHLLLDSVPETDVVGEAAHGAEAVRKTAELRPDVVLMDVRMPGMDGIEATRRIVAAGGRSHVLVLTTFDLDEYVHAALRAGASGFLLKDARPEELLAGIRAVAVGDAVIAPALTRRLLEEFAQYVPSHRTDPAEDPRLTSLTDREREILVAVGKGWTNGEIATRFVLSESTVKTHVGRVLAKIGARDRIQAVIFAYDHGLARPTVD; from the coding sequence ATGACCACCGTGCTCATCGTGGACGACCAGCCGCTGCAACGCTACGGCTTCCACCTGCTCCTGGACTCCGTCCCCGAGACCGACGTCGTCGGCGAGGCCGCCCACGGGGCCGAAGCGGTCCGCAAGACGGCAGAACTGCGACCGGACGTCGTCCTGATGGACGTCCGCATGCCCGGCATGGACGGCATCGAGGCCACCCGCCGCATCGTCGCCGCCGGCGGCCGCTCACACGTCCTCGTGCTGACCACCTTCGACCTCGACGAGTACGTCCACGCCGCCCTGCGGGCCGGCGCGAGCGGGTTCCTCCTCAAGGACGCGCGTCCTGAGGAGCTCCTTGCCGGGATCCGCGCGGTCGCCGTCGGCGACGCCGTCATCGCGCCCGCTCTCACCCGCCGCCTCCTTGAGGAGTTCGCCCAGTACGTCCCCTCCCACAGAACCGACCCCGCCGAGGACCCGAGGCTCACCTCGCTGACCGACCGTGAACGCGAGATCCTCGTGGCTGTCGGCAAAGGCTGGACCAACGGGGAGATCGCCACGCGGTTCGTGCTGTCCGAGTCCACCGTCAAGACGCATGTCGGTCGTGTCCTGGCCAAGATCGGCGCCCGTGACCGCATCCAGGCCGTGATCTTCGCCTACGATCACGGCCTCGCCCGTCCCACGGTGGACTGA
- a CDS encoding sensor histidine kinase, which translates to MTTDDLSGMGPLVARLSRGGQRLRQADRTHPWVLDTAVVVLVFLMFCLPDLIHGGVDDGDSPPRFRVAFTHLPVAGVLALQAGLVLPLLWRRRTPAVAFGVIAAVFVLQWSLGAAMRADIALFIALYSLALHGRLRQLPWACAVMAAAMVLVAVRASSAVSVWDALFFLLSTATAALALGLMVRIRRAQLAGLRERAARLEIERDQRSRLATATERTRVAREMHDIVGHNLSVIITLADAGAYATDIAPERGKEALQLIGDTGRQALGELRRVLGVLREAADGPSDGPELSPQPGIADMEALCAKVRAAGLEVFYRTSGDVDALDSGVQLAAYRIVQEALTNTLKHAAPGARVHLAILVEDSRLTIRVQDTGPAVSSGPPNEEGHGLVGMRERAALYGGTVNAGPAVGGGWSVEAVLDLTPGSGGDQ; encoded by the coding sequence GTGACCACCGATGACCTCAGCGGGATGGGACCGCTGGTCGCCCGATTGTCCCGGGGCGGCCAGCGGCTGCGGCAGGCCGACCGGACACATCCCTGGGTACTGGACACCGCGGTCGTCGTCCTGGTCTTCCTGATGTTCTGCCTGCCCGACCTGATCCACGGCGGTGTGGACGACGGCGACAGTCCGCCCCGTTTCCGGGTCGCCTTCACCCATCTGCCCGTCGCGGGGGTGCTGGCCCTGCAGGCCGGACTGGTACTGCCTCTGCTGTGGCGGCGGCGCACGCCCGCGGTGGCGTTCGGCGTCATCGCCGCGGTGTTCGTTTTGCAGTGGTCCCTGGGTGCCGCGATGCGTGCGGACATCGCCCTCTTCATCGCGCTGTACAGCCTGGCCCTGCACGGGCGGCTGCGGCAGCTGCCGTGGGCCTGTGCGGTCATGGCGGCCGCCATGGTGCTGGTCGCGGTGCGCGCGTCCTCGGCCGTGTCCGTCTGGGACGCGCTGTTCTTCCTGCTGAGCACGGCGACCGCGGCCCTCGCGCTCGGCCTGATGGTCCGGATCCGCCGGGCCCAGCTCGCCGGGCTGCGCGAGAGGGCCGCCCGGCTGGAGATCGAGCGCGACCAGCGCAGCAGGCTGGCCACGGCCACCGAGCGCACCCGTGTCGCCCGCGAGATGCACGACATCGTCGGCCACAACCTGTCCGTCATCATCACGCTCGCCGATGCCGGCGCCTACGCCACGGACATCGCTCCCGAACGGGGCAAGGAGGCCCTGCAGCTCATCGGCGACACCGGCCGGCAGGCCCTCGGCGAGCTGCGGCGCGTGCTCGGCGTGCTGCGCGAGGCGGCGGACGGTCCCTCGGACGGGCCAGAGCTCAGCCCGCAGCCCGGTATCGCGGACATGGAGGCGTTGTGCGCCAAGGTGCGCGCCGCCGGACTGGAGGTCTTCTACCGGACCTCGGGCGACGTGGACGCCCTGGACAGCGGAGTGCAGCTGGCGGCGTATCGCATCGTCCAGGAGGCCCTCACCAACACCCTGAAGCACGCCGCGCCCGGCGCCCGGGTTCACCTGGCGATCCTCGTCGAGGACAGTCGGCTGACCATCCGGGTCCAGGACACCGGCCCGGCCGTATCGTCCGGACCGCCGAACGAGGAAGGACATGGCCTGGTGGGCATGCGAGAAAGAGCGGCCTTGTACGGCGGCACCGTCAACGCGGGGCCGGCAGTCGGCGGAGGATGGAGCGTCGAGGCCGTCCTCGACCTCACGCCGGGAAGCGGCGGTGACCAATGA
- a CDS encoding ABC transporter permease translates to MSTLTATAEEPGTTRARPAYRVTGRRVLASEWAKLWSLRSTWITLGLGLLFLVAFGLIAASRYKSGIDSGNLDSDFADSTTVSLSLFGTNFAQLALGVLGVLVTAGEYSTGMIRSTLAAVPRRLPVLWSKAAVFGLVALAVGTLGAFGTFLIGSGIVSGTPAAMSFSHAGVLRSLLGAGLYLGLVGVIGAALGALLRSVAGGISVLVAALMLIPGLISLLPSSWQDDISPYLPSNAGQAMFSLTHDSTTLSPGAGLLVFLCWTALALGGAAYRLARSDV, encoded by the coding sequence GTGAGCACCCTCACCGCAACCGCCGAGGAACCCGGGACCACCCGCGCCCGGCCGGCCTACCGGGTGACCGGGCGGCGCGTGCTGGCCTCCGAATGGGCCAAGTTGTGGTCCCTGCGCTCGACCTGGATCACCTTGGGCCTGGGCCTGCTGTTTTTGGTGGCCTTCGGCCTCATCGCCGCGAGCCGCTACAAGTCGGGGATCGACTCCGGCAACCTCGACTCGGACTTCGCCGATTCGACGACCGTGAGCCTGTCCCTGTTCGGTACGAACTTCGCCCAGCTTGCCCTGGGCGTGCTCGGAGTGCTGGTCACGGCGGGGGAGTACTCGACCGGCATGATCCGCTCGACGCTCGCGGCGGTGCCCCGCCGACTGCCCGTGCTGTGGTCCAAGGCGGCCGTGTTCGGGCTGGTCGCGCTGGCGGTGGGGACGCTGGGTGCGTTCGGCACCTTCCTGATCGGGAGCGGCATCGTCTCGGGCACGCCCGCGGCCATGAGCTTCTCGCACGCGGGTGTCCTGCGGAGTCTGCTGGGCGCGGGGCTCTACCTCGGCCTGGTCGGGGTGATCGGCGCCGCCCTGGGCGCTCTGCTGCGGTCGGTGGCCGGCGGGATCTCGGTCCTGGTGGCTGCCCTGATGCTGATCCCCGGACTGATCTCACTGCTGCCGAGCTCCTGGCAGGACGACATCAGCCCGTACCTGCCGTCCAACGCGGGCCAGGCGATGTTCTCCCTGACCCACGACTCCACGACCCTGTCGCCGGGCGCCGGACTGCTGGTGTTCCTGTGCTGGACGGCGCTGGCGCTGGGCGGCGCGGCGTACCGGCTCGCGCGCAGCGACGTCTGA
- a CDS encoding ATP-binding cassette domain-containing protein, with translation MIDARQLTKKYGEKTAVDGLDFVVKPGTVTGFLGPNGAGKSTTMRMIVGLDAPTSGSVTVNGHHYARHQAPLQEVGALLEAKSIHPGRSAYNHLRALALTHGIPGRRVDEVIELAGLGSVAKKRAGAFSLGMGQRLGIAAALLGDPQTVMLDEPVNGLDPEGVLWIRNLLMGLADEGRTVFVSSHLMSEMALVADHLIIVGRGRLLADTTVADLIREAGGDTVKVATQDPARLRDVLAGPGVDVTGQIGSEELQVTGLSAREIGLRAAEHGIALFELSARTVSLEEAFMDLTRDAVEYHGATTGIEILGRSA, from the coding sequence ATGATCGACGCACGGCAGCTGACCAAGAAATACGGCGAGAAGACGGCCGTCGACGGACTGGACTTCGTCGTGAAGCCGGGCACGGTGACCGGCTTCCTGGGGCCCAACGGCGCGGGCAAGTCCACGACCATGCGCATGATCGTCGGGCTCGACGCCCCGACGAGCGGTTCCGTCACCGTGAACGGCCACCACTACGCCCGCCACCAGGCGCCGCTCCAGGAGGTCGGCGCCCTCTTGGAGGCGAAGTCGATCCACCCGGGCCGCTCGGCCTACAACCACCTCAGGGCCCTCGCGCTGACGCATGGCATTCCGGGCCGCCGGGTCGACGAGGTCATCGAGCTGGCCGGGCTGGGCAGCGTGGCGAAGAAGCGGGCCGGCGCCTTCTCCCTCGGGATGGGTCAGCGGCTGGGCATCGCGGCGGCGCTGCTGGGCGATCCACAGACGGTGATGCTGGACGAGCCGGTCAACGGGCTGGACCCGGAGGGTGTGCTCTGGATCCGCAACCTGCTCATGGGGCTGGCCGACGAGGGCCGGACGGTGTTCGTGTCCTCCCACCTGATGAGCGAGATGGCCCTGGTGGCGGACCACCTGATCATCGTGGGGCGCGGGCGGCTGCTCGCCGACACCACGGTGGCGGACCTGATCCGCGAGGCGGGCGGTGACACGGTGAAGGTGGCGACGCAGGACCCGGCGCGGCTGCGGGACGTGCTGGCCGGGCCGGGCGTCGACGTCACGGGTCAGATCGGCTCCGAGGAGCTGCAGGTGACCGGGCTGTCGGCCCGCGAGATCGGGTTGAGGGCGGCCGAGCACGGGATCGCCCTGTTCGAGCTGAGCGCGCGGACCGTGTCACTCGAGGAGGCATTCATGGACCTGACCAGGGATGCCGTGGAGTACCACGGGGCCACGACCGGCATCGAGATCCTCGGGAGGTCCGCGTGA